The proteins below come from a single Sphingomonas carotinifaciens genomic window:
- the glgX gene encoding glycogen debranching protein GlgX: MHALPDRLEAGSPYPLGATFDGEGVNFAVFSANADAIELCIFDPQGKRELKRFALPECTDEVWHGYLPDVGPGLLYGYRAHGRYEPEAGHRFNPHKLLLDPYARKLHGTIKWTDALHGYQIRSKKEDLSFDKRDSAPAMPKCVVVDDHFDWSRDKRPNTPWSETVIYEAHVKGLTKLMELVPPRERGTYAGLGHPAVIKHLKRIGVTAIELLPIHSFTQDRFLQEKGLRNYWGYNTLGFFAPEQAYFSSDSQDELRRAVHRLHKAGIEVILDVVYNHTCEGSEKGPTLSWRGLDNASYYRLVQDNPRYTINDTGTGNTLNMSKARVIQMVADSLRYWATSFGVDGFRFDLGLTLGREADGFDPGSAFFDVLRQDPVLGRLKLITEPWDVGPGGYQLGNFPPGFAEWNDKYRDTVREYWKGEPGKRGDLAARLSGSGDLFDRRARRPWASVNLLAAHDGFTLADTVMYEERHNEANGEDNRDGHSHNASCNWGVEGPTDDPSVNDARGRVMRSMLTTLMSSLGTPMLVAGDEFGRTQGGNNNAYCQDNEISWLDWKAADTPEGQALIDFTGRLAALRRRYPVLRSNTFLYGQDTPGHGINDIEWWDEQGKQLSSEDWDNPEGRALMMRRASRTEDGQVEAVSLLLNASGDPITFQLPPPHAQRMVLVDSAKPDQGEIEIGDSYEVAPQGAVLLTWLSTFEQSEPDEQ, from the coding sequence TTGCACGCACTCCCCGACCGGCTCGAGGCCGGATCGCCCTACCCGCTCGGCGCGACGTTCGACGGGGAGGGCGTGAACTTTGCCGTCTTCTCCGCAAACGCTGACGCGATCGAACTCTGCATCTTCGACCCCCAGGGCAAGCGTGAGCTGAAGCGTTTCGCGCTGCCCGAGTGCACGGACGAGGTGTGGCACGGCTATCTGCCGGACGTTGGCCCCGGCCTTCTCTACGGCTACCGCGCGCATGGCCGTTACGAGCCGGAGGCGGGACATCGCTTCAACCCGCACAAGCTGCTGCTCGACCCCTATGCGCGCAAGCTGCACGGCACGATCAAATGGACCGATGCGCTGCACGGTTATCAGATCCGCTCGAAAAAGGAGGATCTGAGCTTCGACAAGCGCGACAGCGCGCCCGCCATGCCGAAATGCGTCGTGGTCGACGATCATTTCGACTGGTCGCGCGACAAGCGGCCGAACACCCCCTGGTCCGAGACGGTGATCTACGAGGCGCACGTCAAGGGTCTGACCAAGCTGATGGAACTGGTTCCGCCGCGCGAACGCGGCACCTATGCCGGGCTGGGCCACCCCGCCGTCATCAAGCATCTGAAGCGCATCGGCGTGACCGCGATCGAACTGCTGCCGATCCACAGCTTCACCCAGGACCGGTTCCTTCAGGAAAAGGGCCTGCGCAACTATTGGGGCTACAACACGCTCGGCTTCTTCGCGCCGGAACAGGCCTATTTTTCCAGCGACAGCCAAGATGAACTGCGCCGCGCCGTCCACCGCCTGCACAAGGCGGGGATCGAGGTGATCCTGGACGTGGTCTACAACCACACCTGCGAGGGATCGGAAAAGGGCCCGACGCTGTCGTGGCGCGGGCTGGACAATGCCAGCTACTACCGGCTGGTGCAGGATAATCCGCGCTACACGATCAACGACACCGGCACCGGCAACACGCTGAACATGTCGAAGGCGCGGGTCATCCAGATGGTGGCGGACAGCCTGCGCTACTGGGCGACCAGCTTCGGCGTCGACGGCTTCCGCTTCGATCTCGGCCTGACGCTGGGGCGCGAGGCGGATGGTTTCGACCCCGGCTCCGCCTTTTTCGACGTGCTGCGCCAGGATCCGGTGCTGGGCCGGCTGAAGCTCATCACCGAGCCCTGGGATGTCGGCCCCGGCGGCTATCAACTGGGCAACTTTCCGCCCGGTTTCGCCGAATGGAACGACAAGTACCGCGACACGGTGCGCGAATATTGGAAGGGCGAGCCTGGCAAACGCGGCGATCTGGCCGCGCGCCTGTCCGGCTCGGGCGACCTGTTCGATCGCCGGGCGCGCCGCCCCTGGGCCAGCGTCAACCTGCTCGCCGCGCATGACGGCTTCACGCTCGCCGATACCGTAATGTACGAGGAACGGCATAACGAGGCCAATGGCGAGGATAATCGCGACGGCCATTCGCACAACGCATCGTGCAACTGGGGTGTCGAGGGGCCGACCGATGATCCATCGGTCAACGACGCGCGCGGCCGCGTCATGCGGTCGATGCTGACCACGCTGATGTCCTCGCTCGGCACGCCGATGCTGGTCGCGGGCGACGAGTTCGGGCGGACGCAGGGCGGCAACAACAACGCCTATTGCCAGGATAACGAGATAAGCTGGCTCGACTGGAAGGCGGCCGACACACCCGAGGGTCAGGCGCTGATCGACTTCACCGGCCGGCTGGCGGCGTTGCGCCGCCGCTATCCCGTGCTGCGCTCGAATACCTTCCTCTACGGACAGGATACGCCCGGCCACGGCATCAACGACATCGAATGGTGGGACGAACAGGGCAAGCAGTTGAGTTCGGAGGATTGGGACAATCCCGAGGGCCGCGCGCTGATGATGCGCCGCGCCAGCCGGACGGAGGACGGTCAGGTCGAGGCGGTGTCGCTGCTGCTCAATGCCTCGGGCGATCCGATTACCTTCCAGCTTCCGCCGCCCCATGCCCAGCGGATGGTGCTGGTCGACAGCGCGAAGCCGGATCAGGGCGAGATCGAGATCGGCGACAGCTACGAGGTCGCACCGCAGGGTGCGGTTCTGCTGACCTGGCTCAGCACTTTCGAGCAGTCGGAGCCGGACGAGCAATGA
- a CDS encoding DUF2934 domain-containing protein: MAERENKVRDRAYALWQAEGEPHGRDRDHWTQAELELGDDDAAAAEPADSPAADTPLTDTQDTAPAAEPADSPAAPKPRATPARKPRKPRAKQA, encoded by the coding sequence GTGGCCGAACGCGAGAACAAGGTCCGCGACCGCGCATATGCTTTGTGGCAGGCCGAGGGTGAGCCGCATGGCCGCGACCGGGACCACTGGACCCAGGCCGAACTCGAACTGGGCGACGACGATGCCGCCGCCGCCGAACCCGCCGATTCCCCGGCCGCCGACACACCCCTGACCGATACGCAGGACACGGCCCCCGCGGCCGAGCCCGCCGACTCGCCCGCCGCGCCCAAGCCGCGCGCCACCCCCGCTCGCAAGCCGCGCAAGCCCCGCGCCAAGCAGGCCTGA